One window of the Oceanicaulis sp. genome contains the following:
- a CDS encoding peptidylprolyl isomerase produces the protein MAETLILTLDGGDVTIKLRPDLAPKHVARIAELAGEGFYDGLTFHRVIDGFVAQGGCPEGRGTGGTGKKIPAEFNDAPHERGACSMARTMDPDSADCQFFICLDAVPYLDGQYTVWGEVIDGIEHVDALPKGEPPRNPGKIHKAVVQ, from the coding sequence ATGGCCGAGACCCTCATCCTGACCCTCGACGGCGGCGACGTCACGATCAAGCTGCGCCCCGACCTGGCGCCCAAGCACGTCGCGCGCATCGCCGAACTGGCCGGGGAGGGGTTCTATGACGGGCTGACCTTCCACCGCGTGATCGACGGCTTCGTCGCCCAGGGCGGCTGCCCGGAGGGGCGAGGCACCGGCGGCACCGGCAAGAAGATCCCCGCCGAGTTCAACGACGCGCCCCACGAACGCGGCGCCTGCTCGATGGCCCGCACGATGGATCCCGACAGCGCGGACTGCCAGTTCTTCATCTGCCTGGATGCGGTGCCCTATCTCGACGGCCAGTACACCGTCTGGGGCGAGGTGATCGACGGCATCGAACATGTCGACGCCCTGCCCAAGGGCGAGCCCCCGCGCAATCCGGGCAAGATCCACAAGGCGGTGGTGCAGTAG
- the yaaA gene encoding peroxide stress protein YaaA: MLILLSPAKQLDFSERGHAPTMTRPALIARTKELSKTTATLSAPKLKSLMKLSDDLAELNRERFKAFDPESTEGRPAALAFDGEVYRGLDAPSMSAEDLQWAQQRLRILSGLYGVLRPLDAIQPYRLEMGTRLSTKKGGNLYEFWGDDIAGQLRSDLEGHASDTVVNLASNEYSKAARLKSLGVPVIEVDFKEEKDGQLRALMVYAKKARGMLARWIIDERIEDPARLKDFDRAGYRFDAEGSSEAKLLFTRPQPAPAKG, translated from the coding sequence ATGCTGATTCTCCTCTCCCCGGCCAAGCAGCTGGATTTTTCTGAGCGCGGACACGCGCCGACCATGACCCGGCCCGCGCTGATCGCGCGCACCAAGGAGCTGTCGAAGACTACGGCGACACTGAGCGCGCCCAAGCTCAAATCGCTGATGAAGCTGTCTGACGACCTCGCCGAGCTCAATCGCGAGCGATTCAAGGCGTTCGATCCCGAAAGCACCGAGGGCCGGCCCGCCGCCCTCGCCTTCGACGGCGAGGTCTATCGCGGCCTGGATGCGCCTTCGATGAGCGCGGAGGACCTGCAATGGGCCCAGCAGCGCCTGCGCATCCTTTCAGGGCTTTACGGCGTGCTGCGCCCGCTCGACGCGATCCAGCCCTACCGGCTCGAAATGGGCACGCGGCTGTCGACGAAGAAGGGTGGCAATCTCTACGAATTCTGGGGCGACGACATCGCCGGCCAGCTCCGCTCCGATCTCGAAGGCCACGCCTCCGACACGGTGGTGAACCTCGCCTCGAACGAATATTCCAAGGCCGCCCGGCTGAAGTCGCTCGGCGTCCCGGTGATCGAGGTCGACTTCAAGGAAGAGAAGGACGGCCAGCTGCGCGCGCTCATGGTCTACGCCAAGAAAGCGCGCGGGATGCTGGCCCGCTGGATCATCGACGAACGCATCGAGGATCCGGCGCGGCTGAAAGACTTCGACCGCGCCGGCTATCGCTTCGACGCCGAAGGCTCGAGCGAAGCAAAGCTCCTCTTCACCCGCCCGCAACCGGCGCCGGCGAAGGGGTAA
- a CDS encoding cold-shock protein — MATGTVKWFNPTKGFGFIEPEEGGKDVFVHISAVQAAGLHGLDDGQKVNYEVESGRDGRQSATNLTTA; from the coding sequence ATGGCCACCGGCACCGTGAAATGGTTCAACCCCACCAAAGGCTTCGGTTTCATCGAGCCTGAAGAGGGCGGCAAGGACGTGTTCGTTCACATCAGCGCGGTTCAGGCCGCCGGCCTGCACGGCCTCGATGACGGACAGAAGGTCAATTACGAGGTCGAATCCGGCCGCGACGGGCGTCAGTCCGCGACCAATCTGACCACGGCGTAA
- a CDS encoding mechanosensitive ion channel domain-containing protein, translated as MLRFILHLFTAFLLFAAPGFSQEPEPEPDPGPPIAAAGSADEDAAIARRISDIFSEIDALSGVRAEVDAGVVTLTGATATADAARRAETLASRVEGVATVENSIERDVSVAGRVDPALDDTVKRIREAARALPLVGLAVLVFVLVAGLGWFVAGRRGLWRRVTPNLFVAELVAASVKIAAVVFGLVAALTLLDATAVLGALLGAAGVAGLALGFAVKDTIENYVASIMLSVRQPFRPNDHVVIDGQEGRVIRLTSRATVLMTLDGNHLRIPNAAVFKAVILNYTRNAERRFDFLLGVDAADDAEAAVRLGLRTLNGLDFVRDDPAPAGHIEKAGASTLDLNFSGWIDQNQADFLKSRSAALAAVKTALEAGGFTLPEPIYRLRFDQPPPQGAASAAQAATRPATQKASPPAAKGEPADTRPDETIRRRVEEERAEEAAPDLLSENAPTE; from the coding sequence ATGCTGCGCTTCATTCTGCACCTGTTCACCGCCTTTCTCCTGTTCGCCGCGCCCGGCTTCAGCCAGGAGCCAGAGCCCGAACCCGATCCCGGCCCGCCGATCGCAGCGGCCGGTTCGGCGGACGAGGACGCGGCGATCGCCCGGCGCATCTCCGACATCTTTTCCGAGATCGACGCGCTGTCAGGCGTGCGCGCCGAAGTCGACGCAGGGGTCGTCACCCTGACCGGCGCGACGGCCACCGCAGACGCCGCCCGGCGCGCCGAGACCCTCGCGAGCCGGGTCGAGGGTGTGGCGACGGTCGAGAACAGCATTGAGCGCGACGTGTCGGTCGCCGGCAGGGTCGATCCCGCGCTCGACGACACGGTGAAGCGCATCAGGGAGGCCGCCCGCGCCCTGCCGCTCGTCGGGCTGGCGGTGCTGGTCTTCGTCCTCGTGGCGGGGCTCGGCTGGTTCGTCGCCGGTCGGCGCGGGCTCTGGCGGCGCGTCACGCCGAACCTATTCGTCGCCGAGCTGGTCGCCGCATCCGTGAAGATCGCCGCGGTCGTCTTCGGACTTGTCGCCGCCTTGACGCTTCTGGACGCGACCGCGGTGCTGGGCGCGCTTCTGGGCGCAGCCGGCGTGGCGGGACTGGCGCTCGGTTTTGCGGTCAAGGACACGATCGAGAACTATGTCGCCTCGATCATGCTGAGCGTGCGTCAGCCCTTCAGGCCGAACGACCACGTGGTCATCGACGGGCAGGAAGGCCGGGTGATCCGGCTGACCTCGCGGGCGACGGTTCTGATGACGCTCGACGGCAATCATCTGCGCATCCCCAACGCGGCGGTCTTCAAGGCGGTGATCCTGAACTACACCCGCAACGCCGAGCGGCGCTTCGATTTCCTGCTGGGCGTGGACGCCGCCGACGACGCCGAAGCGGCCGTGCGGCTCGGACTCAGAACGCTGAACGGGCTGGATTTCGTACGCGACGATCCCGCCCCGGCGGGCCATATCGAGAAGGCCGGGGCTTCGACGCTGGATCTGAATTTCTCAGGCTGGATCGACCAGAACCAGGCCGATTTTCTCAAAAGCCGGTCGGCGGCCCTGGCCGCGGTGAAGACCGCTCTGGAAGCGGGCGGGTTCACCCTGCCCGAGCCGATCTACCGGCTGCGCTTCGATCAGCCCCCGCCGCAGGGCGCAGCGAGCGCGGCGCAGGCCGCGACCAGGCCCGCCACGCAAAAGGCGTCACCGCCCGCCGCCAAAGGCGAGCCGGCCGACACCCGGCCTGACGAAACCATCAGGCGGCGTGTGGAGGAAGAGCGCGCCGAGGAGGCTGCGCCGGATCTGTTGTCGGAAAACGCCCCGACCGAGTGA
- a CDS encoding FAD-binding oxidoreductase, whose protein sequence is MASDLSSLFSAALPAAAISADPGELAPLVADWRGRYRGESPLLLKPSSTEEVAEILTVCQEHGISVLPQGGNTGLVGGSTPQGEVLISLKRMNRILSVDTANESLTCEAGAILETVQNAAADAGKLFPLSLGSQGSAMIGGLISTNAGGVHVLRYGMMRELVLGLEAVLPGGRVINDLAGLRKDNTGYDLKQLFIGAEGTLGVVTGATLKLFPRPASTAVAVAAVESPSAAVDLLGHMKDATGGQVAAFELMPKAGLDLVYAHVPGARPPLDGAPGWTVLIELTSPEAGRAEAMMQTALEAGFEKGLLTDAALAQSEAQAKEFWALREAIPEAEKAHGKAAKHDVSVPVSAMGAFMDEAIALAEGAREDVLVIAFGHVGDGNVHFNIARREPGADEDFLDAVKPLTSRIYDLVDRHHGSISAEHGVGVLKQAELRARKPVEVELMTAIKAALDPKGIMNPRVLIGGG, encoded by the coding sequence ATGGCTTCCGACCTTTCCTCGCTGTTCTCCGCCGCCCTGCCCGCCGCTGCGATCTCCGCCGATCCGGGGGAACTCGCGCCGCTGGTCGCCGACTGGCGCGGCCGGTATCGCGGTGAGAGCCCGCTGCTTCTGAAGCCGTCGAGCACCGAGGAGGTCGCCGAAATCCTGACCGTCTGTCAGGAGCACGGGATCTCCGTCCTGCCCCAGGGCGGCAACACCGGGCTTGTCGGCGGATCGACGCCGCAGGGCGAGGTGCTGATCTCCCTGAAGCGGATGAACCGTATTCTGTCGGTGGACACCGCCAACGAGTCCCTGACCTGCGAAGCCGGCGCGATCCTCGAGACCGTTCAGAACGCCGCCGCGGACGCAGGCAAGCTTTTCCCGCTGTCGCTGGGCTCTCAGGGCTCGGCGATGATCGGCGGGCTGATCTCCACGAACGCCGGCGGGGTGCACGTCCTGCGCTACGGCATGATGCGCGAGCTGGTTCTGGGGCTCGAAGCCGTGCTGCCGGGCGGGCGCGTGATCAACGATCTCGCGGGGCTGAGGAAGGACAACACCGGCTACGACCTCAAACAGCTGTTCATCGGCGCGGAGGGCACGCTGGGCGTGGTCACCGGGGCGACGCTGAAGCTCTTCCCCCGGCCCGCCTCGACCGCGGTGGCCGTCGCCGCCGTGGAGAGCCCCAGCGCGGCAGTGGACCTGCTGGGGCACATGAAGGACGCCACCGGCGGACAGGTCGCAGCCTTCGAGCTGATGCCCAAAGCCGGCCTCGATCTCGTCTACGCCCACGTCCCCGGCGCGCGGCCGCCGCTCGACGGCGCGCCGGGCTGGACCGTGCTGATCGAACTGACCAGCCCTGAAGCCGGCCGCGCCGAAGCGATGATGCAGACAGCCCTCGAAGCCGGGTTTGAGAAAGGCCTTCTGACCGACGCCGCTCTGGCCCAGTCCGAAGCTCAGGCGAAGGAATTCTGGGCGCTGCGCGAAGCCATTCCCGAAGCCGAGAAAGCGCACGGCAAGGCGGCCAAGCACGACGTCTCGGTCCCGGTCTCGGCCATGGGCGCGTTCATGGACGAGGCGATCGCACTAGCGGAGGGCGCGCGCGAGGACGTGCTGGTCATCGCCTTCGGCCATGTCGGAGACGGCAACGTACACTTCAACATCGCCCGCCGTGAGCCCGGCGCAGACGAGGACTTCCTGGACGCGGTGAAACCGCTGACAAGCAGGATCTACGATCTCGTCGACCGCCATCACGGCTCGATCAGCGCCGAGCACGGCGTGGGCGTCCTGAAGCAGGCCGAACTGCGCGCCCGCAAGCCAGTCGAGGTCGAGCTGATGACCGCGATCAAGGCCGCGCTCGATCCAAAGGGAATCATGAACCCGCGCGTCCTGATCGGCGGCGGCTGA
- a CDS encoding GrlR family regulatory protein produces MDTGLYIARFRTPLDDAAGVIYVDGDQVYGGDTAMYYVGKITGEDGKISVSLRVRQHDRDRMSVFGEVEDFTLTLTGRKTGDEYAFEGRADRAPSLRFQAVLKKAPL; encoded by the coding sequence ATGGACACCGGCCTGTACATCGCCCGCTTCAGAACGCCGCTCGATGACGCGGCGGGGGTGATCTATGTCGACGGCGACCAGGTCTATGGCGGGGACACCGCCATGTATTACGTCGGAAAGATCACCGGCGAGGACGGCAAGATCTCCGTCTCGCTTCGCGTGCGTCAGCACGACAGGGACCGGATGAGCGTGTTCGGCGAGGTGGAGGATTTCACCCTCACCCTCACAGGGCGCAAGACCGGCGACGAGTACGCCTTCGAAGGCCGCGCCGACCGGGCGCCGTCGCTGAGGTTTCAGGCGGTCCTGAAAAAGGCGCCGCTCTAG
- a CDS encoding L-threonylcarbamoyladenylate synthase, with the protein MRPPLPDTTPIRPANDPAALDEAAAILRAGGCVAVPTETVYGLACDASNAEAVAGVYEAKGRPRFNPLIAHVRDLAHAERLVDLPETGRRLAEAFWPGPLTIVAPKRPDAPVSDLAAAGLDTLAVRAPASPAMAALIAAAGAPLAAPSANRSGAVSPTRAEHVAESLSGRIHLILDGGPCAVGVESTIVAVTGDPVRLLRPGGTPRAEIERVCGHALSFAAGASDRPEAPGQLTSHYAPRSAVRMNASAPEPDEAFLAFGEQRSVNAVRVMNLSPRGDLAEAAANLFSGLRALDGAAPCIAVAPIPDYGLGEAINDRLRRASARKD; encoded by the coding sequence ATGAGACCGCCTCTGCCCGACACGACGCCGATCCGGCCCGCGAACGATCCCGCCGCGCTCGACGAGGCGGCGGCGATCCTGCGCGCCGGGGGCTGCGTCGCGGTTCCGACAGAGACGGTCTACGGGCTCGCCTGCGACGCCTCGAACGCCGAGGCCGTCGCCGGGGTCTACGAAGCCAAGGGCCGGCCCCGCTTCAATCCGCTCATCGCCCATGTCCGCGATCTCGCGCACGCCGAGAGATTGGTCGACCTGCCTGAAACGGGCCGCAGGCTCGCCGAGGCGTTCTGGCCCGGCCCGCTCACGATCGTCGCGCCGAAACGCCCTGATGCGCCGGTGAGCGATCTCGCCGCGGCGGGTCTCGATACGCTGGCGGTGCGCGCGCCGGCCTCTCCGGCCATGGCCGCCCTGATCGCTGCGGCCGGCGCGCCGCTCGCCGCGCCCAGCGCCAACCGGTCCGGGGCGGTGAGCCCGACCCGCGCCGAACACGTCGCCGAAAGCCTGTCAGGGCGCATCCATCTCATCCTCGACGGCGGGCCGTGCGCGGTGGGGGTGGAAAGCACCATCGTCGCGGTCACCGGCGACCCGGTCCGCCTGCTCCGCCCCGGCGGCACGCCCCGCGCCGAGATCGAACGGGTCTGCGGGCACGCGCTCTCCTTTGCCGCCGGGGCTTCCGATCGCCCCGAAGCGCCCGGTCAGCTGACAAGTCACTACGCGCCACGCTCCGCGGTCCGGATGAACGCGTCCGCTCCCGAGCCGGACGAAGCGTTCCTGGCCTTCGGGGAACAACGTTCTGTTAACGCTGTCAGGGTCATGAACCTCTCACCCAGGGGGGATCTGGCCGAAGCGGCTGCGAATCTGTTCTCTGGTCTGCGCGCCCTTGACGGTGCCGCGCCCTGCATAGCCGTCGCGCCGATCCCCGATTACGGGCTCGGCGAGGCGATCAACGACCGGCTTCGCCGCGCTTCGGCGAGGAAAGATTAA
- a CDS encoding YceI family protein, with protein sequence MRRTLTAFAAAALFAAPAFATDWVVDTEASTVGFEVTAFGSGFTGAFQDFSAEITLDPENLDAARIDATVRTGSAELSNAQYASNMQSGAGLDVESHPEARFVSEDIRATDSGYEAVGTLTIKGQSQPLTLPFTLEIDGDRAVADGSFTIERAKFGVGGSSWSDVGPRVTVNLHIEADRAG encoded by the coding sequence ATGCGCCGCACGCTCACCGCCTTCGCCGCCGCCGCGCTTTTCGCCGCGCCGGCCTTCGCCACCGACTGGGTGGTCGACACCGAAGCCAGCACGGTCGGGTTCGAAGTGACCGCGTTCGGGTCGGGCTTCACCGGCGCGTTTCAGGACTTCTCCGCCGAGATCACCCTGGATCCGGAAAACCTCGACGCCGCCCGCATCGACGCGACGGTCCGCACCGGGTCGGCGGAATTGTCGAACGCGCAATACGCCTCGAACATGCAAAGCGGCGCGGGCCTCGACGTAGAGAGCCATCCCGAAGCGCGCTTCGTCTCTGAGGACATCCGCGCGACCGACAGCGGCTACGAGGCGGTCGGCACGCTGACCATCAAGGGACAGTCTCAGCCGCTGACCCTGCCCTTCACCCTCGAGATCGACGGCGACCGCGCCGTAGCTGACGGCTCGTTCACGATCGAGCGGGCGAAATTCGGCGTCGGCGGGTCGAGCTGGTCGGATGTCGGGCCCCGCGTCACGGTCAATCTGCACATCGAAGCCGACCGCGCCGGGTAG
- a CDS encoding cytochrome b, giving the protein MSDAVAPSPAAPSGRYSAVAIAFHWTIAFLLVGMVFFGWWMEGLREGLATGETTFEQVGAAYNWHKTVGILILLLSLGRLAWRLTHKPPALPSHMKTWERYFARFAHVAFYAVMIGVPLGGYVAASAFGDAFPILLFNEVALPKLPVPQTSDFQAFSGSAHGAGGWVILVLLALHAGGALKHHFLDRDGVLTRMIPGLNAPRQDRA; this is encoded by the coding sequence ATGTCCGACGCCGTCGCCCCCTCTCCCGCCGCGCCCTCGGGCCGCTACTCGGCGGTCGCGATCGCCTTTCACTGGACCATCGCCTTCCTGCTGGTCGGCATGGTCTTCTTCGGCTGGTGGATGGAAGGCCTGCGCGAGGGCCTGGCGACCGGCGAGACGACCTTCGAGCAGGTCGGCGCCGCCTATAACTGGCACAAGACGGTCGGCATCCTGATCCTTCTGCTGTCGCTGGGCCGGCTCGCCTGGCGGCTGACTCACAAGCCGCCTGCGCTGCCGAGCCATATGAAGACCTGGGAACGGTATTTCGCCCGTTTCGCCCATGTCGCCTTCTACGCGGTGATGATCGGCGTGCCGCTGGGCGGCTATGTCGCCGCGTCGGCGTTCGGGGATGCGTTCCCGATCCTGCTGTTCAACGAGGTCGCCCTGCCCAAGCTGCCCGTGCCGCAGACCAGCGACTTTCAGGCGTTTTCAGGCTCGGCGCACGGCGCAGGGGGCTGGGTGATCCTGGTGTTGCTGGCGCTTCACGCCGGCGGGGCGCTCAAGCACCACTTCCTCGACCGCGACGGCGTTCTGACCCGGATGATCCCGGGCCTGAACGCGCCCAGGCAGGACCGCGCCTGA
- a CDS encoding YceI family protein: MRSSLAAILSGLAVFSATACVSTPSTDPAELPAGEWSLDPAHTSVLWQVRHMGLSWYTARFDTVRASLDFDPANPEAAQLTAIVEAGSVSTGDPDFDETLRGAGWFDAGARPEIVFESTRIEVTGETTGRVHGTLTLKGETRPVVLETEFYGAVFNPLEGRRAAGFKAKATINRTEFGVGRLPGNFIGDEVRVLIEAEFLKD; this comes from the coding sequence ATGCGATCCAGCCTCGCTGCAATCCTGAGCGGCCTCGCCGTTTTCAGCGCGACGGCCTGCGTCTCCACGCCCAGCACCGACCCGGCGGAGCTACCCGCCGGCGAATGGTCGCTCGATCCTGCGCACACCAGCGTGCTCTGGCAGGTCCGGCACATGGGGCTGAGCTGGTACACCGCCCGCTTCGACACGGTGCGGGCGAGCCTCGATTTCGATCCGGCGAACCCCGAGGCCGCGCAGCTCACCGCGATCGTGGAGGCCGGATCGGTCTCCACCGGCGATCCCGATTTCGACGAGACGCTGCGCGGTGCGGGCTGGTTCGACGCCGGCGCCCGTCCGGAAATCGTGTTTGAATCGACCCGTATCGAAGTGACCGGGGAGACCACCGGCCGCGTCCATGGAACGCTCACCTTGAAGGGCGAAACCCGGCCGGTCGTATTGGAAACAGAGTTTTACGGCGCAGTCTTCAACCCGCTGGAAGGCCGGCGGGCAGCGGGATTTAAGGCCAAAGCGACGATCAACCGCACCGAATTCGGCGTCGGCCGGCTTCCGGGGAACTTTATCGGCGACGAAGTCCGCGTTCTAATCGAAGCCGAGTTTCTGAAGGACTGA
- a CDS encoding sodium-dependent bicarbonate transport family permease produces MDIFALAFANLTSPPVLFFALGVFAGVARSDLSVPQAVAKGLALYLMLAIGFKGGVEVSKAGLSVDLLLAALAGVVLSFAMPLIAYFLLRNFTKLDRTTAAASAAHYGSISVVTFVAGSEFLTLTGLVYSGHMVAVLALMETPAILTGLLLAGRSTAGEDQSARGDLIREVALNGSVVLLMGAFFIGWISGEPGMARLDPFVNGIFQGVLALFLLDMGIVAARRLSGAKKLGVAGAIFGAVMPPIGATCALGVAALIGMSPGDAAALMILAGSASYIAVPAAMRIALPKADPSVYLTLSLAITFPFNLTVGIPLYAAAARLVLGG; encoded by the coding sequence ATGGATATTTTCGCGCTCGCCTTCGCCAATCTCACCTCGCCGCCGGTGCTGTTCTTCGCGCTCGGCGTGTTTGCGGGCGTCGCGCGCTCCGATCTCAGCGTGCCCCAGGCGGTCGCCAAGGGGCTCGCGCTCTATCTGATGCTCGCGATCGGCTTCAAGGGCGGGGTGGAGGTCTCCAAGGCCGGGCTCAGCGTCGATCTTCTGCTCGCAGCCCTCGCAGGCGTGGTGCTGAGCTTCGCGATGCCGCTGATCGCGTATTTCCTCCTGCGCAATTTCACAAAGCTCGACCGGACCACCGCGGCCGCCAGCGCGGCGCATTACGGCTCGATCTCGGTGGTGACGTTCGTTGCGGGCTCGGAGTTTCTGACGCTCACCGGGCTCGTCTATTCAGGCCATATGGTCGCCGTGCTCGCGCTGATGGAGACGCCGGCGATTCTCACCGGGCTCCTTCTCGCGGGCCGCAGCACGGCGGGCGAGGACCAGTCCGCCCGCGGCGATCTCATCCGCGAGGTCGCGCTCAACGGCTCGGTCGTCCTTCTGATGGGCGCGTTCTTCATCGGCTGGATCTCCGGCGAGCCGGGCATGGCGCGCCTCGATCCGTTCGTGAACGGCATCTTCCAGGGCGTGCTGGCGCTGTTCCTGCTCGACATGGGCATTGTCGCCGCCAGGCGTTTGTCCGGCGCGAAGAAGCTCGGCGTGGCCGGCGCGATCTTCGGCGCGGTGATGCCGCCCATCGGCGCGACCTGCGCGCTCGGGGTCGCCGCGCTGATCGGCATGAGCCCCGGCGACGCCGCCGCCCTGATGATCCTTGCGGGCAGCGCGAGCTATATCGCGGTGCCGGCGGCCATGCGCATCGCGCTGCCGAAAGCGGACCCGTCTGTGTATCTGACGCTTTCGCTGGCGATCACCTTCCCGTTCAATCTCACCGTGGGCATCCCGCTATATGCGGCCGCGGCCCGGCTCGTGCTCGGAGGCTGA
- a CDS encoding DUF190 domain-containing protein: protein MARTTAKKIIAIVESPHLKRLIEMLRSCGVGGFTVLEGREGSGLTGDWRSEDIVAAAEMKIVLSVMKPETAEKVFEKAGPFFERYPGIIYAHDVEVVRAHRF from the coding sequence ATGGCGCGCACCACCGCCAAGAAGATCATCGCCATCGTCGAGTCGCCCCATCTCAAGCGCCTCATCGAGATGCTGCGCAGCTGCGGCGTGGGCGGGTTCACCGTGCTTGAAGGCCGCGAAGGGTCCGGGCTGACCGGCGACTGGCGCAGCGAGGACATCGTCGCCGCCGCCGAGATGAAAATCGTGCTCTCGGTCATGAAGCCCGAGACCGCCGAGAAGGTCTTTGAAAAGGCCGGCCCCTTCTTCGAGCGCTATCCGGGCATCATCTACGCCCACGACGTCGAAGTGGTGCGCGCGCACCGTTTCTAG
- a CDS encoding Na+/H+ antiporter subunit E, producing the protein MARRLIYIVLLTVVLAALWLLLSGKWTHILLLSVGAASVVASVWMTVRMGVLDGEAAPFGGLPRFLSYWIWLGGEIFKANIAVVRLALAPDLNIKPVMTRVAAGRGSDLARTTFANSITLTPGTVTVEVEQTGFLVHALDENFADQDAFRDMERRSIGAADKEAGA; encoded by the coding sequence TTGGCTCGAAGGCTGATCTACATCGTGCTGCTGACCGTGGTGCTGGCCGCGCTCTGGCTGCTGCTGTCGGGCAAGTGGACGCACATCCTGCTGCTCAGCGTCGGCGCCGCCTCGGTCGTCGCCTCGGTCTGGATGACCGTGCGCATGGGCGTTCTGGACGGCGAGGCCGCGCCCTTCGGCGGACTGCCGCGCTTCCTGAGCTACTGGATCTGGCTGGGCGGCGAGATCTTCAAGGCCAACATCGCAGTGGTGCGCCTGGCGCTGGCGCCGGATCTGAACATCAAGCCGGTGATGACCCGCGTGGCGGCCGGCCGGGGCAGCGATCTGGCCCGGACGACGTTCGCGAACTCGATCACCCTGACGCCGGGCACCGTGACCGTCGAGGTCGAGCAGACCGGGTTCCTGGTCCACGCCCTTGATGAAAACTTCGCCGATCAGGACGCGTTCCGCGACATGGAGCGCCGGTCTATCGGGGCGGCGGACAAGGAGGCGGGCGCATGA
- a CDS encoding monovalent cation/H+ antiporter complex subunit F, producing the protein MIMFAVDFAVAAMLAVGMALILARLFVGPTLYDRVLAVNAFGTKTVLFLVVFALMAGETAAIDIALLYALVNFIATIAILKFFRYRSLEVALSQMALRRAVDREDD; encoded by the coding sequence ATGATCATGTTCGCTGTCGATTTCGCCGTGGCGGCCATGCTGGCTGTCGGAATGGCGTTGATTCTCGCCCGGCTTTTCGTCGGGCCGACGCTGTATGACCGGGTACTGGCGGTGAACGCCTTCGGCACCAAAACGGTGCTGTTCCTAGTCGTGTTCGCGCTGATGGCCGGCGAGACCGCCGCGATCGACATCGCGCTGCTCTATGCGCTGGTGAACTTCATCGCGACGATCGCGATCCTGAAATTCTTCCGCTATCGCTCGCTCGAGGTCGCGCTCTCCCAGATGGCGCTGCGCCGCGCCGTGGACCGGGAGGACGACTGA
- the mnhG gene encoding monovalent cation/H(+) antiporter subunit G, whose product MAALIIDVALDIVSATLMLTGAVFVMAGALGMLRLPDFYTRLHAAGVTDTLGAEMIVIGLMLQTGWSLDTVKLALLGLFVFLTSPTATHATANAAYKAGLKPVLTRFRPRGDDGKGGAR is encoded by the coding sequence ATGGCCGCGCTCATCATCGACGTCGCGTTGGACATCGTTTCGGCCACCCTGATGCTCACCGGAGCGGTCTTCGTCATGGCCGGCGCGCTGGGCATGCTGCGCCTTCCTGATTTCTACACCCGTCTTCACGCCGCCGGGGTCACCGACACGCTGGGCGCGGAGATGATCGTCATTGGCCTGATGCTGCAGACCGGCTGGTCGCTGGACACCGTCAAGCTCGCGCTTCTGGGCCTGTTCGTCTTCCTGACCAGCCCGACCGCGACGCACGCCACGGCCAACGCGGCCTACAAGGCGGGGCTCAAGCCCGTGCTGACCCGATTCCGGCCGCGCGGCGACGACGGAAAGGGAGGCGCGCGGTGA
- a CDS encoding DUF4040 domain-containing protein — protein MTFDYTQIFDYALLLMMLAVGVAVIRLKNLFAIVMLTGVYSLLSAAWFVSLDALDVGFTEAAVGAGISTVLLLAAMLLTARECEPVSAIRHWAALAVTGAAGFALFYALPDMPEYGALSSPVNSGVGMEYMMRTAEDIHIPNVVTAVLGSYRGFDTMGEVFVVFAAGVGVALLMGLSGRRKEGVDE, from the coding sequence GTGACGTTCGACTATACCCAGATCTTCGATTACGCCCTCCTGCTGATGATGCTGGCGGTCGGTGTGGCCGTGATCCGGCTGAAGAACCTGTTCGCCATCGTCATGCTGACCGGCGTGTATTCGCTTCTCTCGGCGGCCTGGTTCGTGTCGCTGGACGCGCTGGACGTGGGCTTCACCGAAGCGGCGGTCGGTGCGGGCATCTCCACGGTGCTGCTGCTGGCGGCGATGCTTCTGACCGCGCGCGAGTGCGAACCGGTGAGCGCGATCCGGCACTGGGCGGCGCTGGCGGTGACGGGGGCTGCGGGCTTCGCGCTGTTCTACGCCCTGCCTGACATGCCCGAGTACGGCGCGCTCTCCAGCCCGGTCAATTCCGGCGTGGGCATGGAGTACATGATGCGCACCGCCGAGGACATTCACATCCCCAACGTCGTCACCGCGGTTCTGGGCTCCTACCGGGGCTTCGACACCATGGGCGAGGTGTTCGTGGTGTTCGCAGCCGGCGTGGGCGTGGCGCTGCTGATGGGCCTTTCGGGACGCCGCAAGGAAGGGGTCGACGAATAA